Proteins encoded in a region of the Clostridium beijerinckii genome:
- a CDS encoding CBS domain-containing protein, which produces MKISSIIKPNFHTINVNDTIDKALDFMDKLNINGMPVVDDKEIVVGMIVKADIYRFMIHPGHYVSCPVEWVMSKSVISAQSDEDLLTVAKRLRENDIITMPVIEDGKIVGVINIDDLLDYFIDSCSKN; this is translated from the coding sequence ATGAAAATAAGTTCTATCATTAAACCAAATTTCCATACAATTAATGTAAACGATACTATAGATAAAGCTTTAGATTTTATGGACAAACTTAATATTAATGGAATGCCAGTAGTAGATGATAAAGAAATTGTAGTAGGAATGATAGTAAAAGCTGATATATATAGATTCATGATACATCCAGGACATTATGTTAGCTGTCCAGTTGAGTGGGTTATGTCAAAATCAGTTATCTCTGCGCAATCTGACGAAGATCTACTCACTGTAGCTAAGCGTCTAAGAGAAAATGATATTATAACAATGCCTGTTATTGAAGACGGAAAAATTGTAGGAGTTATTAATATAGATGATTTATTAGATTACTTCATTGACTCTTGTTCAAAAAATTAG